The following proteins are encoded in a genomic region of Peromyscus maniculatus bairdii isolate BWxNUB_F1_BW_parent chromosome 12, HU_Pman_BW_mat_3.1, whole genome shotgun sequence:
- the LOC143268150 gene encoding uncharacterized protein LOC143268150 — protein MDAESPRPECYNPPDSAGGTGGSCSGPQTAEDEFLLPPQLLVAYEEGGTKEGGTKQRSSGPAAPRSSGVQTSCLPQPRNPAAWYTDGSSFLQEEERRAGAAVTTESEIVWTSPLPPGTSAQKAELIALTQALRMAEARRTRN, from the exons atggacgccgagtcaccccgccccgagtgttacaacccccccgacagcgccggagggaccggcggctcctgcagcggcccccaaacagcggaggatgagttcctgcttcctccccaattgctggtcgcctacgaggaaggcgggacaaaggaaggcgggacaaagcagcgaag ctctggtccagcagcccccagatcgaGTGGTGTGCAGACCAgctgtctccctcaaccccgcaaccctgctgcctggtacacggatgggagcagcttcctccaagaagaagaacggagggccggagcagccgtcaccaccgaatcggagatagtttggacctcaccactgccacctggaacatcggcccaaaaggcagagctgatcgcgctgacccaggccctccggatggcggaagcccggaggaccaggaactaa
- the LOC143268149 gene encoding uncharacterized protein LOC143268149 — MAPTRRRGRREARAPGRPLPSPRRPSAVMAVAAAGAGAPRASSRPRGRGAVAGVRGGAGGGSPHSPLSPAVHVSRAGGGVRPAGPWFSAWRLTADLELVQTRGGAGDQPPWSTAAPGAAGRTRAAEARGGTGGARGGAGDQPDPGGGEPAAAQAASVPATPHSRSLGGAVDSAEGGRAAQSAAAAQADMGCSRGTQAGPGMGSARDRPLAGDPQRCATTGSGPI, encoded by the coding sequence ATGGCGCCGACGCGCAGGCGGGGccgccgggaagctagggcgccgggacgccccctgcccagtccccgcaggccgtcagcggtgatggcggtggcggcggcgggtgccggagctccccgcgcctcctcccgtccgcgcggccgcggtgcggtcgcgggggtccggggcggcgctggggggggctcccctcactccccgctctccccggctgtccatgtctcccgtgcgggcggaggagtccgccccgccgggccgtgGTTTTCCGCGTGGCGCCTAACAGCCGACTTAGAGCTGGTGCAgaccaggggcggggccggcgaccagccgccATGGAGCAcggcggcccccggcgcggctggccggacccgggcggcggaggcccgcggcggcacaggcggggccaggggcggggccggcgaccagccggaccCGGGTGGCGGGGAGcctgcggcggcgcaggcggcctcggtcccggcaacgccccacagccgctcgctcggaggggcggtggatagcgCGGAGGGCGGCCGAGCGGCgcagtcggcagcggcggcgcaggcggacatGGGATGTAGCAGGggcacgcaggcggggccggggatggggtcggcgagggaccgccccctggccggcgacccgcagcgatgtgccacgaccggctccggcccaatatga